The genomic segment TCGCGGGCCAGCCGCAGCTTGACCGGGCAGCCGAGCCGGTGCGCGGCCACTGCGGCCCATACGGCCAGATGCCCGGCCTGTGTCTCCTTGCCGCCAAAGCCTCCGCCCAACCGGCGGCACTGCACATGCACGGCGTGCCGCTCCAGCCCCAAGGCCTGGGCCACCCAGTGCTGCACCTGGCCGGGGTGCTGGGTGCTCGAATGGATGCACCACTGCCCCTGCTCCAGCGGCAGGGCGTAGGCGATCTGGCCTTCGAGGTAGAAATGCTCTTGCCCGCCGACCTCCAGGCGGCCGCTCAGGCGGTGCTGCGCTTGCGCCAGGCCCCGGGCGGCGTCGCCCCGGCGCAGGGATACCGGGGGCAGCACATGGCTGTCGGCCGCCAGCGCATCGGGCACCGACAAGATGGCCGGCAGCGCCGTGATGTCGAGTTTGACGGCGCGCGCGGCGCGGCGCGCTTGCTGCACCGAGCCGGCGACCACCAGGCCGATCACCTGGCCGACGAACTGCACGCTGTCGATGGCGAACACCGGCTCGTCGCGCTCGGGCGCGGCCAGCATTTTGTCGCCCGGCACATCGGCGGCCAGCACCACGGCGCGCACGCCGGGCAGCGCCATCGCGGCGCTGGCGTCAACGCCATCGAGCCGGCCATGGGCCACGGTGGAGACGATGGGCGCGGCGTACAGCGTGCCTTTGAGTTCGGGCAGGTCGTCGATGTAATGGGCCGCGCCGGCGACCTGGGCGCGGGCGCTTTCATGGGGATGCGACTGGCCCATCGCGGCCCGGGTCGGCACGCCGGGGTTCGCTGGAATGCCTGCGCCTTCGCCTTCGGCTACGGTATGAGCGCCTTCGGGCGGCCGGGCGGCGAAGGATGGAGCACCTTCGCCTCCGGCTGCGGTATGAGCGCCTTCGGGCGGCCGGGCGGCAAAGGATGGAGCACCTTCGCCTCCGGCTGCGGTATGAGCGCCTTCGGGCGGCCGGGCGGCACTCATGCCACCGTCTCCAGATGGTGCGGGCGCAAGTCCTCCAGGCTCAGCGGCAGGGGCGGCTGTCCGGCCAGGTGCGGGCGCTCCTGGCTGTCGAGCCAAAAGCGTTGCAGCAAGCCGGCCAGCACTGCGCTGCGGTAGGCGCTGCTGGCGCGCATGTCGGAGATCGGGCGGAATTCGGCCTGCAATGCGGCGGCGGCTCGGCTAACGGTGGCCGGGTTCCATGGCTGGCCGATGAGCGCGGCCTCGGTCTGCCGCGCGCGCGCCGGGGTGGCGGCGACGCCGCCCGCGCCGATGCAGGCGCGCTGCACGGCGCCGTCGGCAATGTCCAGGTTCAGCACCAGGCAGACGGTCGAGATGTCATCGTCGAAGCGTTTGGAAACCTTGTAGGCCCGCAGTTGCCTGGTGCCGATGCCCGCAGGCGCAGCGCGTGGCACCAGGATGCGCAGCAGCAGTTCGTCGGGGGCCAGCACGGTCTGGCGGTAGCCGGTGTAGAAGTCTTGCAGCGCCAGCCGGCGCTCGCCGCGTGTGCTGGCCAGCACCACCTGGGCGCGCAGCGCGATCAGCAGCGGCATGGAGTCGCCAATCGGCGAGCCGTTGGCCACGTTGCCGCCCAGCGTGCCCGAATTGCGCACCGGCAGCGCCGCAAACCGCGTGGCAAAGCGGTGCAGTTGGGGCCATTGCGCAGTCAGCGCGGCGAACGCATCGGTCAGCGTGACGGCGGCGCCGATCGCGATGTGCTCCGGGTGCTGCACGATTTGCTGCAATGGCGCGGCGCGGGTGACATCGATCAACTGCGCGTATTGCCGATGCTGCCGGGTGATCCACAGCCCCACATCGGTGGCGCCGGCGACGATTTGCGCGCCGGCAAACGCGGCCCGCGCGGCCAGCAAGTCCGGCACGGTGGTGGGGGCGAGGTAAAAGCATTCGCCGCCCGCTGGCGCAGGCTCGGGATGCGCGATGTGTTCCAGCCTGCGCAGCAACGCCGGCTCATCGAGCGCCTGCGCAGGCAGGCGGGCCATCTGCTCGGCGGCGTCGAGGATCGGGCGGTAGCCGGTGCAGCGGCACAGGTTGCCCGAGAGTTCCTGCCGGGCCAGTTCGCGCGTGACGGGCCGGCCTTGGCACAGGTGGTTCTGGTACAGCGCGAACAAGCTCATCACGAAGCCGGGCGTGCAAAAGCCGCATTGCGAGCCATGGCACTGCACCATGGCCTCTTGCACGGGGTGCAGGCGGGCCGCCGGGTTGCCGTCGGGCCAGATGAGCGGGTCTTGGGCCAGGTCTTGCACCGTCCACAGCGCCTGGCCGGCGATCGAGTGCGCCAGGCGGATGCAACTGTTCACGGCGCTGTAGTGCAGCCGGCCGCCCCGCGCTGCGCCCAGCACCACGGTGCAGGCACCGCAGTCGCCTTCGCCGCAGCCTTCTTTGGTGCCGGTGCAGCCCAGGTCTTCGCGCAGCAGGTCCAGCAGCGTGCGATCGGGTGGTACATTGCGCAACGCCACCGGCTGGCCGCGTCGGATGAATTGCAAGGGGGGTGCTGGCATGACAAATGCGAAGGCGGTTGGCAAGGGTTTTCCAGTGTCTCACGCCGCTGCATATCATGTGCAACGGCGCCCCGATGCTGCGGGCGCCGCCCGGCCCCAGTACAGCGCTGTGCGGCATGGGTGCGGCGCGCCAGGCGGCTGCAAAAACGATAGCTGACATGGGCTGACGATAGTTTCTACGCGGATATGCAACGAGCGCATCGAGAGGTCTTGGACATGCCCTGCCCGCCCCCTTGCGGGCCGGCGCGCGCAGCGCCGGCCCGGTTGCAACTGGCCGGCATCACCAAGCGCTACCCGGCCGTGCTCGCCTGTAGCGGCGTGTCGCTGACGGTGCAGCCGGGCCAGATTCATGCGGTGCTGGGCGAAAACGGCGCGGGCAAGTCCACGCTGATGAAGATCATCTACGGCGCGCTGGCGCCGGACGCGGGCAGCATGCACTGGAACGGCCAGGCCGTGCGGCTGCGCCACCCGCAGCAGGCTCGGGCGCTGGGCATTGCGATGGTGTTCCAGCATTTCAGCCTGTTCGATAGCCTGACGGTGGCCGAGAACGTCTGGCTCGGGCTGGACCAGCGCCTGTCGCTGGCCGAAGTGACCGGGCGCATCCGCGCCAAGGCGTCCGAGTACGGCCTGGACACCGACCCGCTGCGCCCGGTGCACACGCTCAGCGTCGGCCAGATGCAGCGGGTGGAAATCATCCGCGCACTGCTGGCCGACCCGGCGCTGCTGATTCTGGACGAGCCGACCTCGGTGCTCACGCCGCAGGCGGCAGACAGGCTGTTCGTCGTGCTGCGCCAGTTGGCCGCCCGGGGTTGCAGCATCTTGTACATCAGCCACAAGCTGCACGAGATCCGGGCGCTGTGCACGGCCTGCACCGTGCTGCGCGGCGGCCGGGTGACGGGGCAGTGCAACCCGGCGCACGAATCGGTGGCCTCGCTCTCGCGGCTGATGATAGGCGCCGAGCCTGCCGCGCTGCCAGCGCGCGCGCGGCCCGCCGGCGCCACGGTGCTGCGCGTGCAGGGCTTGTCGCTGCCCCGCGCCGAGCCGTTCGGCGTGGATCTGATCGACTTGCAATTGGACTTGCAGGCCGGCCAGGTGCTGGGCATTGCCGGGGTTTCGGGCAACGGGCAAAAAGAGTTGCTGTATGCGCTGTCGGGCGAGGACACGCGCGCCGACGCGGCCAGCATCCAACTGTGCGGCCACGACGCCGGCCGCCTGGGCCCGCGCGAGCGCCGCGCGCTGGGCCTGCACTTCGTGCCCGAAGAGCGGCTGGGCCGTGGCGCCGTGCCGAGCCTGGGGCTGGCGCACAACCTGCTGCTCACGCGCAGCGAGGCGCTCGCCGGCGGCGGCTGGATTCGGCTGGGCGCGCTGCGCCGGCAGGCCCAGGCCCTGATGGCGCGCTTTGACGTGCAGGCCGGCGGGCCGGACGCGGCGGCCAGGTCGCTGTCGGGCGGCAACCTGCAAAAGTTCATCGTCGGGCGCGAGATCGACGCCCGGCCCCGGCTGCTGATCGTCGCGCAGCCGACCTGGGGCGTGGACGTGGGGGCCGCCGCGCAGATCCGTGGCGCCATCCTGGCGCTGCGCGAGGCCGGCTGCGCGGTGCTGGTGGTCAGCGAAGACCTGGACGAATTGCTCGACCTCTGCGACCGGCTGCAAGTGCTGGCCAAGGGGCAGTTGTCGCCCCCGGTGCCGCGCGGGCAGGCCACGGTCGAGCGCATCGGCGCATGGATGAGCGGGCTGTGGCAGGCCGATATGCAAACCCCTCCGGCGCCGGCGCCGGCACGGCAGGTGCCGCATGTTTAGGCTGGAGCCGCGCCCCGAAGCCTCCCGGCTCTGGAGCTATGGCTCGCCGCTGCTGGCGCTGGCGCTGACGGTGCTGATCGGCACGGCCTTGTTCATCGCGCTGGGCAAGGACCCGGTGCGCGGGCTGCAATTGTTCTTCTGGGAGCCGCTCAAGTCGCGCTATGCGCTCGGCGAGTTGATGGTCAAGGCCACGCCGCTGCTGCTGATCGCGCTCGGGCTGGCCCTGTGCTTTCGCGCCAACGTCTGGAACATCGGCGCCGAGGGGCAGTACGTGATCGGCGCCGTCGCCGCCGGCGGCGTGGCGCTGCTGGCCAACCAGCGCACGGGCGCCTGGATCTGGCCGGCCATCTTGCTCGCCGGCGTGCTGGGCGGCATGGCCTGGGCGGCGCTGGTGGCCCTGTTGCGCGACCGGTTCCATGCGAACGAAATCCTGGTCAGCCTGATGCTGGTCTACGTGGCCGCGCTGGTGCTGGGCTATCTGGTCTATGGCCCCTGGAAAGACCCGCTGGGCTACAACTTTCCGCAGACCCGGATGTTTGACAAAGGCACGCAGATACCGCGGCTGATGCCAGGCTCGCGCATGACGATCGGCCTGCTGCTGGCGCTGGCCGGGGCGGCGGCGCTGTGGGTGTATTTGTTTCGCACCCGTGCCGGCTTTGCGCTGCAAGTGGGCGGGCTGGCGCCGGCAGCGGCCCGCTACGCCGGCTTTTGCCCGCGCCGGGCGCTGTGGACGGCGCTGCTGATCTCCGGCGGCGCGGCCGGCCTGGCGGGCGCGCTGGAGGTGGCCGGCCCGATTGGCCAGCTCACGCCGCATGTGCCGGCGGGCTACGGCTTTGCCGCGATCATCGTGGCCTTCGTCGGGCGCCTGCACCCGGCGGGCATGATGGTCTCGGCGCTGCTGATGAGCATGTTCTACATCGGCGGCGAGCTGGCGCAATCGCGCCTGGGGCTGCCCAAATCGCTCACCGGCGTGTTCCAGGGGCTGCTGCTGTTCACGCTGCTGGCCTGCGACACGCTGATCGCATACCGCGTGCGCCGGGGCGCAGGCGCCAAAGGCGGTGCCTGAAATGGCGCGCCCGCCCCGCGCCTGCGGCCCGGCGACGCCGGCTGCGCTGCCTGCCTGGCCCGGGCTGCGCCGGTTGCCCATTGCATGCGTTTCATGCGTTCCGGAGCACTGAAGATGCAATCCTACGCCCTGCTGATTGGCGCCACGCTGAGCGCCGGCACCGTGCTGGCGCTGGCCGCCCTGGGGCTGTTGATCAACGAAAAGGCCGGCATCGTCAACCTGGGGGCCGAGGGCATGATGCTGTGCGCCGCGCTGGCCGGCTTTGCCACCGTGGTGCACACGGCCAACCCCTGGCTGGGCTTTGCCGCCGGCATGGCCGCAGGCGCCTTGCTGGCCGCCCTGTTTGGCCTGCTGGTGATCTGGCTCAACACCAACCAATACGCCACGGGGCTGGCGCTGAGCCTGTTCGGCGCCGGCTTTTCGGCGTTTGCCGGCATCGCCTACGTGCAGGCCAGGCTGCCCGAGTTGCCCCGCTACGGCATCGCCTGGCTCGCCGACATCGCACTGCTCGGGCCGGCGCTGTCTGGCCAGCACCCGCTGGTGTACCTGAGCATGTTGCTGGCGGCGGGGCTGGTCTGGTTCTTGTACCGCACGCGCGCCGGGCTGGTGCTGCGCGCGGTCGGGCAAGCGCCCGAGTCCGCCCATGCCCTGGGCTACCCGGTGCGCCGCATCCGGCTGGCCGCCGTGCTGGCAGGCGGCGCGCTGTGCGGGCTGGCCGGGGCCTATGCGGCCATCGTCTACACCCCGCTATGGGTCGAAGGCATGGTCGCCGGCCGGGGCTGGATCGCGCTGGCACTGACCACCTTCGCCACCTGGCGCCCGGCCAGGGTGCTGCTCGGCGCCTACCTGTTCGGGGGCGTGACCATGCTGCAATTTCATCTGCAAGCCAGCGGCGTGCAACTGCCGAGCCAGTGGCTGAGCATGTTGCCGTACCTGGCCACCATCGTGGTGCTGGCGCTGATCTCGCGCAACCCGGCCTGGATCCGCGCCAACATGCCGGCGGCCCTCGGCAAGCCGTTCCATCCCGGCTGATAATCCCCCCCCCCCCCGCTTTTGCCGGTGTTTCAACCCCTGATGTTCTGAAGAAGGATCCGATATGACTGATCTGCGCAAACGCTGCGAACTGGCGGCGCTCTTTGCCGCCGCTGCGGCCGCCCTGACGGGCTGTGGCAAGAAGGAAGAACCGGCCCCGGCACCGGCCCCTGTGGCACAGGCGCCGGCGCCCAAGCCCGAGCCATTGAAGATCGCCTTTGCCTATGTCGGCCCGGTGGGGGACGGGGGCTGGTCGTTTGCGCACGACAACGGCCGCAAGGCCATCGAAAAGGAGTTCGGCGACAAGGTGGCCACCAGTTTCGTCGACAGCGTGCCCGAGTCGGCCGACGCCGACCGCGTGCTGCGCGATCTGGTCGGCCAGGGCAACCAGCTGATATTCGGCACCACCTTCGGCTACATGGAGCCGATGCTCAAGGTGGCGCAAGACAACCCGGGCGTCCGGTTCGAGCATGCCACGGGCTACAAGACCGCCGAGAACATGCGCACCTATGACAGCCGCACTTACGAAGGCGCGTACATGGCGGGCATCATCGCCGGCGCGATGACCCGCACGAACCAGCTCGGCGTGGTCGGCTCGGTGCCCATTCCCGAAGTGCTGCGCAACATCAACAGCTTCACGCTCGGGGCGCAATCGGTCAACCCCAAGATCAAGACCCGTGTCGTGTGGGTCAACGAATGGTTCAGCCCCCCGAAGGAAACCGAGGCCGCCACCACGCTGATCAACGGCGGTGCCGATGTGCTGTTCCAGAACACCGACTCGGCCGCCGTGCTCAAGACCGCGCAGGACAAGGGCAAGCGCGCCTTTGGCTGGGACTCCGACATGACCGCCTACGGCCCCAAGGCCCACCTGGCATCGGCCGTGATCAACTGGGGCCCCTACTATGTCAAGGCCACCCGGGATGCGCTCGAAGGCACCTGGGCCACGGGCCAAAGCTGGTGGGGCGTCAAGGAAGGCGCGATCGACATCGTCTCGATCGCCGATGACGTGCCCGCCGAAACCCGGGCCAAGGTCGACGCCGTGAAAAAGGGCCTGGCCGACGGCAGCTACCAGATCTGGAAAGGCCCGATCCTGGGCCAGGACGGCAAGCCCGTGCTGGCAACGGACGCCGTGGCCGACGACAAATTCCTGGGCGGCATCAACTTTTACGTCAAGGGCGTGGAAGGCAAGATCCCGGGCGGCGACAAGCCGTAGTGTCGCGTCACCGGTCATCTGTCGGTCTGCGCTGGCCATCGAAGCGCATCGCGGCGTTGCATCGCTTGCCAATACAGCTCGGTATGGGCAAGCGATGCGCCTTGCGCTGCGCTCCGATGGCTGCGCGCAGCCTACGACATCTGATCGGTGACGCGACACTAGCCGTTCGTAGCCCCCCCGCAGAACCCGGCGGGGGCCGGCGGCATCGGTCCAGGGCAAGGCCACGGCAGCGGTGCGCTGGCAGGCGGCCCTTTCCCACCGGCGCCAAAACCGGCGCCCGATCGTCCGGACGAAACACGCAAACCAAGGTCTCATCGTTCGTTGTCTCCAACGCGACAGGCTCGGCAGCGGTGCGACGGCAATCCTCCGCCCGGGGTCACCGGGCCGCCGTATGGTACGGTTTGACCTTTGCCGAAAGCGCCCGGCCGGGTGCCAAGCCCGGTCTGGTTCCATTCCTGAAGCATCCGTGCACTGTGTCGGCGTCGCTTGCCGTACATCTGTACTGTCTGCGCTGCGCCTTCGCGTTCACGAACGATTCAGGAATGGAATGAACCCCGAACCATCTGCCCCCCATGCAACGCGAACCCCAACCCTGTCCCGACCTCGGCTTGCAGCCCATCAGCCAGGATGTGCTGTGCGAGAAATACCTCAAGCCCGGTGAAACCACGGCGCAAATGCTCTACCAGCGCGTGGCGCGGGCCTTGGCGTCGGTGGAAGCCCCGGAACTGCGCAGCCGATACGAGGCCCTGTTCCTGGCCAACCTGCAAGCCGGAGCGATTGGCGCGGGCCGCATCATGAGCGCCGCCGGCACCGACATCCAGGCCACGTTGATCAACTGCTTCGTGCAGCCGGTGGGCGACTGCATACAGGGCCAGGACGAGGACGGCTTTCCCGGCATCTACGAGGCGCTGCGCGAGGCGGCCGAGACCATGCGGCGCGGCGGCGGCGTGGGCTACGACTTCTCGCGCATCCGGCCCAAGGGCGCGCGGGTCATGGCCACGGCGTCGATGGCCTCGGGGCCTTGCAGCTACATGAACGTGTTCGACCAGTCCTGCGCCACCGTGGAGAGCGCCGGCGCGCGCCGGGGCGCGCAAATGGGCGTGCTGCGCATAGACCACCCCGATGTGCACGAATTCATCAGCGCCAAGCGCCAGCCGGGCCGGTGGAACAACTTCAATGTGTCGGTGAGCGTGCCCGATGCGTTCATTCAGGCGCTGCAAGACGACGCTGCCTGGGATCTGGTGCACAAGGCCCGCCCCGGCGCCGCCTTGCTGGCCCAGGGCGCGCACCAGCGCGCCGACGGCCAGTGGGTCTATGCCAGCGTGCCGGCGCGCGCGCTGTGGGAGCGCATCATGCGTTCGGCCTACGACTATGCCGAGCCGGGCATCCTGTTCCTGGGCCGCATCAACGAGGACAACAACCTACATTACTGCGAGACCATCACGGCCACCAACCCCTGCGGCGAGCAGCCCCTGCCCGCCTATGGCTGCTGCGACCTGGGCCCCGTCATCCTGCCCCGCTTCGTGCGCCACCCTTTTGGCTTTGGCGGTGCCGCGGCTTTCGACTTCGAGGCTTTCGCGCAGGCCGTGGCGTTGCAGGTGCGGGCGCTGGACAATGTGCTCGACCTGACCTATTGGCCGCTGCCGCAGCAGCGCGAGGAGGCCATGGCCAAGCGCCGCATCGGGGTGGGCTTTACCGGCCTGGGCAACACGCTGGCCATGCTGTGCCTGCGCTACGACCGGCCCGAGGGCCGCGCCATGGCGGTGCGCATTGCCCGGTGCATGCGCGATGCCGCTTATCGCGCGTCGGTCGACCTGGCACGCGAGAAAGGGGCCTTCCCCCACTTTTCTGCCGGGCCGTACCTGGCCGAGGGCCGTTTTGCCAGCCGCCTGCCCGAGGCGCTCAAGGCCGCGATCCGCCAGCATGGCATCCGCAACAGCCATCTGCTGTCGATCGCCCCCACCGGCACCGTCAGCCTGGCTTTTGCCGACAACGCCTCCAACGGCATCGAGCCTTCGTTCGCGTGGACCTACAAGCGCAAAAAACGCGCGGCCGACGGCGGCAGCACCGAGTACGCGGTGCAAGACCATGCCTGGCGCCTGTACCGCGAACTCGGCGGCGATGCGCAGGCCCTGCCGGACTATTTCGTCTCGGCCCTGGACATGCCCGTCCAGGCGCATATTGCGATGATGGAGGCGGTGCAGCCCTGGGTCGATACGGCCATCTCCAAGACGGTCAACATTCCTGTCGACTACCCCTACGAAGACTTCAAAGACCTGTACCTGCAAGCCTGGCGCGCGCGGCTCAAGGGCCTGGCGACCTACCGGCCCAATGCCATCCTGGGCGCGGTGCTGGAGACCGATGCGGCCCCGGCTACGGTCCCGGCTGCGTCACCTGCTGCACCAGCGGCAGCGCCTGCGGTGCCCCCGGTCGATCCGATGCGCGCCGTGATCGAAAGCCGGCCGCAGGGCGGTCTGCCGGCAGTGGCCGAGAAACTGGAGTATTGGACGCAGGAAGGCCACAAGACGCTGTACCTGATCGTCTCGTTCCTGCCCGTTGCCACGGGCCAGGGCAGCGTCGACCGGGCCATCGAGTTTTTCATGCCGGTGGGCCAAAGCGGCGAATCCCAGCAGTGGATCACGTCGAGCATGCGCATGCTGTCGCTGGCAGCGCGCGGCGGCTTTCTGGAGCGCGCGCTCGGCGACATGCGCAAGGTGGCCTGGGACCGGGGCCCGGTGCGCCTGGGCAGCCACCGCAAGGACGACGGCACGCTGGTGCCGATGTGGCACGACTCCGAAGTGGCGGCCATGGCCTATGCGATCCAGAACATCCTGGCGCGCCGCGTGCGCGACCCGGTGCAGCAACGGCTGCCGCTGGACGAACCGGCGCCCCCCCTGCCCGTGCCGCAGGCCATGATCGGCAAGAAATGCAACGAATGCGGCGCCCATGCCGTGATCCGCAAGGACGGCTGCGACTACTGCACCCAATGCGGCCAACTCGGCGCCTGCGGGTGAGCGCGGGCCGCGCGCGGCCTCACAGCGGATGCTCGGTGTAGAACTTGCCCCCGTGGTACAGCAGCGGCGGTACGCCTTGGCGGTGCGCGCAGCGCTCGACCTCGCCGACAAAGATGATGTGGTCGCCCTCTTGGTGCCGGCTGCGGTTGAAGCACTCGAACGTGGCCGCCGCACCGGCCAGCAGCGGGGCGCCGTGGATGCCGGGGCGGTGTTCCAGACCGGCCCAGCGGTCGATGCCGCGGGTGGCAAAGCGCTGGGCCAGGGCCTTCTGGTCTGCCGCCAGCACATGGATGGCGTAGTGCGAGCCGTTGGCAAAGACCGGCATGGTGCTGGCGCCATGCGCCAGGCTCCACAGCACCAGCGGCGGCTCCAGCGACACCGAATTGAAGGAACTGGCCGTCAACCCAACCAACTTGCCCGCCGCATTGCGGGCAGTCACGATGGTCACGCCCGTGGCAAACATACCCAGGGCGTCTCGGAACTCGCGGGGGGAAAAACTCGGCGGCTGAGCCAGAGCAGGGTGGGAGCAGGAGCGGTTCACGAAAACGGCGGCGACGGTGGTGCGCTGGCGGGCAGCCAAGCAGGTAGGCGGGCAGGCAGGAATGCCGCCATTATCAGCGCCGGCCCGCCCAAGTGCCGTGGCGGGGCTGCCGCGCCACCGCCCCGGCGACGGGTGCGGGGCCTCGCCGTGCGCGATCGACGCGGCGGCGCAATCCGTCGGTCGGTCGGGCGGGCGGGCAGTGCCGCACGACGGCCGCGTTTTACGCCAGCGCAGGCCGCTGCGCGACCGGCTTCGTCAGGTCGTCGCCCCCGAGGCGTCGAAGGGGGCGCGGGGGGATTGCGCCCGACCGAGGAAGCCGAAGTTCAGCGCCGGCTGCTCGCCGCTGATGAGTTCGGCCAGCGCCTTGCCGGAGCCGGCGCCATGGGTCCAGCCCAGCGTGCCGTGGCCGGCATTCACCCACAGCTTGCGCAGGCGCGTCTGGCCGATGAACGGGATGTTGCTCGGCGTGGCCGGGCGCAGGCCGCACCAGTACTGCGGGTTGCCGCCCTGCCCGGGATTGCGGGTGTCGCACACGCCGGGCAGGATTTCTTCGATGCGGCGCGACAGCATGTGGCAGCGCGCCTTGGCCACGGCGCTGTCGAGCGTCAGGTCGAAGCCGCCCAGCTCGATGGTGCCGGCCACGCGCAGCCTGTCGCCCAGGCGGGTCAGCGCGATCTTGCGCCCGTCGTCGATGGTCGACACCCAAGGCGCAGCCTCAGGCCGCAGCAACGGGAACGTGGCGCTGTAGCCCTTGCCGGGGTAGATCGGCAAATCCACACCCACGCTGCGCAGCAGCGGCGCGCTGTACGAGCCACATGCGACGACGATGGCGTCGGCTTGCACGATGAACGCTTTGCCGGCGCCGGCGCCGGAGGGTTGCGGCATGACGGTGACGGAATCGATCGCATCCCCGGTCTTGTGCAACTGCCGCACCTCATGGCCGTACAGGAACTGCGCGCCGCGCGCGGCGCAACGCCGGGCCAGCGCTTGCGTGAAGACATGGGCGTCGCCGCTTTCATCGCTGCTGGTGTAAGTGCCGCCGGCGATGTGCGCGCCATAGGCTTTGAACGCAGGCTCGATCTGCAGCAGTTCATCGCGGCTGACCAGGCGGCGCTGCACGCCATGCCTGCGCATCAGTTGCACCGCCTGGCCGGCGGCATCGAGCGACTTCTGGTCGGTGTAGAAATGGGCGATGCCGCGTTCGAGCCGGTGGTACTCGATGCCCGTGGCCTGCACCACTTCTTTGAGCGCGGCATGGCTGTAGGCGCC from the Verminephrobacter eiseniae EF01-2 genome contains:
- a CDS encoding ABC transporter permease; amino-acid sequence: MFRLEPRPEASRLWSYGSPLLALALTVLIGTALFIALGKDPVRGLQLFFWEPLKSRYALGELMVKATPLLLIALGLALCFRANVWNIGAEGQYVIGAVAAGGVALLANQRTGAWIWPAILLAGVLGGMAWAALVALLRDRFHANEILVSLMLVYVAALVLGYLVYGPWKDPLGYNFPQTRMFDKGTQIPRLMPGSRMTIGLLLALAGAAALWVYLFRTRAGFALQVGGLAPAAARYAGFCPRRALWTALLISGGAAGLAGALEVAGPIGQLTPHVPAGYGFAAIIVAFVGRLHPAGMMVSALLMSMFYIGGELAQSRLGLPKSLTGVFQGLLLFTLLACDTLIAYRVRRGAGAKGGA
- the xdhA gene encoding xanthine dehydrogenase small subunit; its protein translation is MPAPPLQFIRRGQPVALRNVPPDRTLLDLLREDLGCTGTKEGCGEGDCGACTVVLGAARGGRLHYSAVNSCIRLAHSIAGQALWTVQDLAQDPLIWPDGNPAARLHPVQEAMVQCHGSQCGFCTPGFVMSLFALYQNHLCQGRPVTRELARQELSGNLCRCTGYRPILDAAEQMARLPAQALDEPALLRRLEHIAHPEPAPAGGECFYLAPTTVPDLLAARAAFAGAQIVAGATDVGLWITRQHRQYAQLIDVTRAAPLQQIVQHPEHIAIGAAVTLTDAFAALTAQWPQLHRFATRFAALPVRNSGTLGGNVANGSPIGDSMPLLIALRAQVVLASTRGERRLALQDFYTGYRQTVLAPDELLLRILVPRAAPAGIGTRQLRAYKVSKRFDDDISTVCLVLNLDIADGAVQRACIGAGGVAATPARARQTEAALIGQPWNPATVSRAAAALQAEFRPISDMRASSAYRSAVLAGLLQRFWLDSQERPHLAGQPPLPLSLEDLRPHHLETVA
- a CDS encoding ABC transporter permease, which produces MQSYALLIGATLSAGTVLALAALGLLINEKAGIVNLGAEGMMLCAALAGFATVVHTANPWLGFAAGMAAGALLAALFGLLVIWLNTNQYATGLALSLFGAGFSAFAGIAYVQARLPELPRYGIAWLADIALLGPALSGQHPLVYLSMLLAAGLVWFLYRTRAGLVLRAVGQAPESAHALGYPVRRIRLAAVLAGGALCGLAGAYAAIVYTPLWVEGMVAGRGWIALALTTFATWRPARVLLGAYLFGGVTMLQFHLQASGVQLPSQWLSMLPYLATIVVLALISRNPAWIRANMPAALGKPFHPG
- a CDS encoding flavin reductase family protein, whose translation is MNRSCSHPALAQPPSFSPREFRDALGMFATGVTIVTARNAAGKLVGLTASSFNSVSLEPPLVLWSLAHGASTMPVFANGSHYAIHVLAADQKALAQRFATRGIDRWAGLEHRPGIHGAPLLAGAAATFECFNRSRHQEGDHIIFVGEVERCAHRQGVPPLLYHGGKFYTEHPL
- a CDS encoding ABC transporter ATP-binding protein; its protein translation is MPCPPPCGPARAAPARLQLAGITKRYPAVLACSGVSLTVQPGQIHAVLGENGAGKSTLMKIIYGALAPDAGSMHWNGQAVRLRHPQQARALGIAMVFQHFSLFDSLTVAENVWLGLDQRLSLAEVTGRIRAKASEYGLDTDPLRPVHTLSVGQMQRVEIIRALLADPALLILDEPTSVLTPQAADRLFVVLRQLAARGCSILYISHKLHEIRALCTACTVLRGGRVTGQCNPAHESVASLSRLMIGAEPAALPARARPAGATVLRVQGLSLPRAEPFGVDLIDLQLDLQAGQVLGIAGVSGNGQKELLYALSGEDTRADAASIQLCGHDAGRLGPRERRALGLHFVPEERLGRGAVPSLGLAHNLLLTRSEALAGGGWIRLGALRRQAQALMARFDVQAGGPDAAARSLSGGNLQKFIVGREIDARPRLLIVAQPTWGVDVGAAAQIRGAILALREAGCAVLVVSEDLDELLDLCDRLQVLAKGQLSPPVPRGQATVERIGAWMSGLWQADMQTPPAPAPARQVPHV
- a CDS encoding BMP family ABC transporter substrate-binding protein translates to MTDLRKRCELAALFAAAAAALTGCGKKEEPAPAPAPVAQAPAPKPEPLKIAFAYVGPVGDGGWSFAHDNGRKAIEKEFGDKVATSFVDSVPESADADRVLRDLVGQGNQLIFGTTFGYMEPMLKVAQDNPGVRFEHATGYKTAENMRTYDSRTYEGAYMAGIIAGAMTRTNQLGVVGSVPIPEVLRNINSFTLGAQSVNPKIKTRVVWVNEWFSPPKETEAATTLINGGADVLFQNTDSAAVLKTAQDKGKRAFGWDSDMTAYGPKAHLASAVINWGPYYVKATRDALEGTWATGQSWWGVKEGAIDIVSIADDVPAETRAKVDAVKKGLADGSYQIWKGPILGQDGKPVLATDAVADDKFLGGINFYVKGVEGKIPGGDKP
- a CDS encoding adenosylcobalamin-dependent ribonucleoside-diphosphate reductase → MQREPQPCPDLGLQPISQDVLCEKYLKPGETTAQMLYQRVARALASVEAPELRSRYEALFLANLQAGAIGAGRIMSAAGTDIQATLINCFVQPVGDCIQGQDEDGFPGIYEALREAAETMRRGGGVGYDFSRIRPKGARVMATASMASGPCSYMNVFDQSCATVESAGARRGAQMGVLRIDHPDVHEFISAKRQPGRWNNFNVSVSVPDAFIQALQDDAAWDLVHKARPGAALLAQGAHQRADGQWVYASVPARALWERIMRSAYDYAEPGILFLGRINEDNNLHYCETITATNPCGEQPLPAYGCCDLGPVILPRFVRHPFGFGGAAAFDFEAFAQAVALQVRALDNVLDLTYWPLPQQREEAMAKRRIGVGFTGLGNTLAMLCLRYDRPEGRAMAVRIARCMRDAAYRASVDLAREKGAFPHFSAGPYLAEGRFASRLPEALKAAIRQHGIRNSHLLSIAPTGTVSLAFADNASNGIEPSFAWTYKRKKRAADGGSTEYAVQDHAWRLYRELGGDAQALPDYFVSALDMPVQAHIAMMEAVQPWVDTAISKTVNIPVDYPYEDFKDLYLQAWRARLKGLATYRPNAILGAVLETDAAPATVPAASPAAPAAAPAVPPVDPMRAVIESRPQGGLPAVAEKLEYWTQEGHKTLYLIVSFLPVATGQGSVDRAIEFFMPVGQSGESQQWITSSMRMLSLAARGGFLERALGDMRKVAWDRGPVRLGSHRKDDGTLVPMWHDSEVAAMAYAIQNILARRVRDPVQQRLPLDEPAPPLPVPQAMIGKKCNECGAHAVIRKDGCDYCTQCGQLGACG